The Hemiscyllium ocellatum isolate sHemOce1 chromosome 39, sHemOce1.pat.X.cur, whole genome shotgun sequence nucleotide sequence gtgtgtgtgtggagtggattggtctgtgtatctgtgtgtgtcaagGGCATGCGTCTGTGTGTGAAAAACGATTTACTGAAAAGCTTTATTGAAATGCTGGAAGAAGCTTTATTGAAAGATCTGATGCACAGAACTACTTGCGTTATTCTAAATTGTCATATCCATACAgacaggagcaagtgaggactgcagattttggagatcagagctgaaaatgtgttgctggaaaaacgcagcaggtcaggcagcatccaggagcaagagaatcgatgtttcgggcatgagtcaggaaatgtcgattctcctgctccttggatgttgcctgacctgctgcgcttttccagcaacacattttcatatccATACAGACAGGCCTGAGAATCAGTCGGCAAACACCAAAACCTGGCCCTTTAAATGAGAGAATTCAATATGTGAAAGCtactgtttacatataaatgtgTCTTTGTTGTTAACAGATTTTGGTCCCAAGTGCGAATGTGGATTCGCCATAAGCTTTATCAGCATGGTGTCAATTCTGCAACTTTCTCTCTTAGTATATAGCTCCCATATAGAGAACTGAGCTTACTTTCAAAGATTTCATTGTGATATATTTTTTGCATTGGGATCTGCATCTCCACCATCTCAAAACTGAGTTCACTTCAACTAAttgaacagatttaaaacaagAGGAGAAATAGTTTCTATGAAaggatcatgaatctgtggaattgactaccccagagtgtggtggatgctgggacattgaggaAATTTAAGGAGGTGATGGACAGATAGCTAATTAATAATAGGtggagggttatggagagtgggcaggcaagttgaggctgagatgagatcagccgtgattgtatcaaatggtggagcaggttctggggctgaattgcctcctcctgcttctagttcttatgtCCTTATATCCTTCCCTCGATCTGACCTTCTTTCTTAGTccctgtgtctcagtgtctccTTATTGTCTATGCCATTATCTAAAGAGATATTTGTTAACAGAATAAGTTCCTGAAGCATATTATATAGCAGATATTAAGCATTTGTTAATTCATAAACTCTCTTGGAATCAAATGTGATTCTCAGAGATAAACAGTGTAGATTTTCCACTTTAGTGATGGTGAGCTTATTATAAGTGAGCTGTTATGGTAAGGTTTGGCAGGGTGGTCAGAAAATATTGACCAATTTGTGGCAAAAACTTCTGACCCACCAACACTGAAGTGAAGAATTTATCCCAATCTTTCCAATCCATTACTGAGCAGATCGAGTCAGGAAAAACCCCTGGAAGCTGAGTGATCCTCCCTCACTCCAGAGATTCCCAGAAACTAGCTTGACCCACACTTGGTCTCCTTGGTGAAGATTCAGGATCACAGTTCTGGCTGAGAGCTGGGAACTGTCGCTTGGAAGCACACTATGGATTACACTGACTGCCTTATTGTTCTTAATCAGGGCCACATCTGTCTCCAGCCCCCTCCCTGGCAGTGAAGAGTAACTGAAAAAGTACAGCCCACACTTGGGACTTGTGAACTTTccagtgttgcaactgtaccccTGTCCGAGATTCACATTGACGACATCATACACGATCGGATCCACAGGAGTCAGCACATGATTCATTGTGGAGCGCTGCACATCAAAAACCACATCCAGTTCTGATAAAATAGAAAATGGACATTTAAAGTCATTACTAAAAGCATTTTTCAAACTTCAAATTGAGAGAATTTGTTATTAAAATGTCAGGATGCAATCAAACTAAGCCCAGGCACAATGAACAATGAGGAGATGGAGGTGAAAGACAGTCACCTGTACTTCAGCATTGTCATGGCTTTTATAATAAACTATCTTTCTTCACTTGGAAAGTTAAGGTGACCTGGGATGTTTGCTGAAACTTTCTGATGCTGTGGATTGTGGTAATGTCAGTATGATTCCTCTCACCTTCCCTTCTCACACCTGAAGGTGCTGTGCCTTAATAGGGGACAGATGTATGAGCaggagaccttccctccacccaATTAACCCACCTTATTGAAGAGATTGTGTTGAGTAATTAAATGGTACCTCGTCCAGGTGGCCAGGATGAATAAAAAGAGATCACCCACTCCTCCCTCCACCACGCCCACTCTTTGAAATAAGCAGACCCCTCTGCCTCCATCTCTCAGAGAGATCTTGTGTACTGCTTAGTGTTAAATTTCTTTTGCCATTAGCCACACTCTGTTGGGCAATGCTAGTTTTGTATTGTAGGCCCAGTTCATTTGGAACAACTGAGGCTATTCCAACTTATTTCACAGTTCATCCCATCTTGTCTGGATGAGATGTGAACCCAGAGCAATGTTATTTTCCATTTCCCAATCTAGTTCCCTATTCAGACAGGTTCAGGTACAGGTTGTTCCCCTGTAACACCTTAGTTACATTCCAGCAAAACCTCGTTAAATAGAAAATCGcttcatataaatgatgaggCATACGGGTAAAATGGGATTCGGATagaccagcaaaaaatatcactcccagtcactcaaaaatcacccaaaagtctaatGCAATGCATCGCACAATCTagagccctctcaaaatgaatgttaacattgcattgccttcctaactgccaattgaaccAGCATGTTAAGCTTAGGACGATCCTGAACTTGGACTACTgtatccctttgtgcttcagatttccaaagcctttccctattTGGAAGATTGTGCCtagattcttcctaccaaagtgcataacctctcaaTATCACACATTGTCTTCCATCTGGcagttctttgtccactctccgtGCTTGTCCAAGTTCTTTTGCAGATTCCCTGTTTCATCAACATAACCTGACCCTCCgcccatctttgtgtcatctacaagcttAGCAGCAATGCACTCAGTTCCTAGTCtcaattgttaatgtataatgggAATAGCTGTCCGTGCAgaactccactgctcacaggatgtcatcctgaaaaagacccctttaatCCCATTCCCTGTTTTCTACCAGTTAGCCAATCTTGTATCCACACGATTACCTTGCCCCAAACACCCATGGGCTGTTGTCTTATCTAGCagctcctgtgtggcaccttgtcaaaagctttctgggAATCCACATATGTCATATCACTGGTTGTCCTTTGTTTAACCAGTTCATTACCTCCTTGAAGAATTTATCAGGCATGCTTGGACAAAGCCGTGCTGACACAATCCTATTTTACAATGTAGGTCTTAGTACTCCATTGTCTCATCCTTAATAACTTACCAATGACAGAGGTCAggctataatttcctgtcttctggctctctctctttataaagtgttacattagccattttctagTCATCTGGGACGTTCCAGTGATTTTTTTCTGAAAGACCTCCTCAGCTGTTTCCTTCAGCACCCTGAGCTGTCGTCCATCCAGTCCAGATGATCTGTCTACCTTCAGACATTTCAACTTTCCTAGCCCCttttccttagtgatggccactgcactcatttctgctccctgactctcttgaaattctggtCTGCtcctggtgtcttccactgtgaagactaatgGAAAGTATCTCTTCAGTTCCTCTgtaatttctttgtttcccattactacttctccagctcaTTTTCCTGTAGTCcagtgtccactcttgcctctctcttaccttttatatttctaaaaaactcttgcaatcttctttatattactagctagcttactttAATGATTCAGCTTCTCTCCCTTATTGCTTTTCTTAGTTAGCATCTGTTGGTTTTAAAGTCTTCCCAAGCCTCTGGCtccccactaatcttcaccatatGATGtacttttttcttttgttttcatggTGTTCCTGAGTTCCCTTATCAGCCATGGTCACCTTGTCCTCCCTTTATCTGATTCTTCTTCctcgggatgaatttctgctgtgcctcccaaattatcCCATAAACCCCTGCCCTTGCTGctttactgtcttccctgctcaattcccttccaatcaactctggccagatCCTCCCTCATGTCATTGTACTCTCCTTCACTCATTAAAAACCCATTATGCCTAATTCAAGCTTTTCCCTCTCAaactatctcctgatttattttctaccCCACACACTGAGTATTGCTTGGatgtctgtacataactcccattggtatccttttttccttttgtggttcctcaattctatacaaaCACATTCCCTGCcttccacccacaccctcccatgtcgcttcttgctatcaatttaatcTTGATTTTGACTAACAAGGAAATCCTGCTCCCTCCACCCACCTGCCTGTTCTTTAAATAGGATGTGTATCCTTCGATATTttgttcccagccctgatccccttgcagctatGTCTTTGTAATGGCCACAGCATCGTACCCACcgactgtgggaagctagagaagtgattgctgggccccttgctgagatatttgtatcatcaatagtcacaggtgaagtgctggaaagactggaggttggctaacgtggtatcatttaagaaaggtggtaaggccaGGACGCTATAGACCtcacatcggtggtgggcaagttgttggagggaatcctgagggataggattgatatgtatttggaaaggcaaggactgattaggaataatcagcatggcttgtgtgtgggaaatcatgtctcatgaacttgattgagttttttgaagaagtaacaaagaggattgatgagggcagaatggtggacctgatctatgtggacttcagtgaggcagtcgacaaggttccctatgggagactgatcagcaaggttagatcacacggaacaca carries:
- the LOC132834423 gene encoding complement C1q tumor necrosis factor-related protein 6-like; the protein is MKLSNPLKLITESKAKLGPTCAWNKKLDVVFDVQRSTMNHVLTPVDPIVYDVVNVNLGQGYSCNTGKFTSPKCGLYFFSYSSLPGRGLETDVALIKNNKAVSVIHSVLPSDSSQLSARTVILNLHQGDQVWVKLVSGNLWSEGGSLSFQGFFLTRSAQ